One stretch of Nitrosococcus watsonii C-113 DNA includes these proteins:
- a CDS encoding complex I NDUFA9 subunit family protein: MNIQTVCILGGTGFVGRWLSAHLVEQGYKVRVLTRHWQRHRDLLVLPGLRLKETDVHDPAQLAAQFKGCQSVINLIGILNEKRYNDGHGFRQVHADLPEKVAQACLDADIKRLLHMSALNADANQGASYYLRSKGEGENRVLALAKQGLEVTIFQPSVIFGPGDSFFNRFGTLLKLSPFIFPLACPEARFAPVYVGDVARAFARTLADKEDFSQRYELCGPKIYTLKQLVEYTAQVLELKRRVIGLSDKLSRIQASIFEYVPGKPFSKDNYASLQAPSICHQNGLHELGIAPTAIDAIVPGYLGQANQRSQYLELRRHAQRDE; this comes from the coding sequence ATGAACATACAGACCGTCTGCATCCTGGGAGGTACAGGCTTCGTGGGCCGGTGGCTAAGCGCCCACTTGGTGGAGCAAGGCTATAAGGTGCGGGTACTTACCCGGCACTGGCAGCGGCACCGTGATCTACTCGTCCTGCCGGGCTTGCGGCTTAAGGAAACCGATGTTCACGATCCGGCCCAGCTTGCGGCTCAATTTAAGGGCTGCCAGAGCGTCATTAACTTAATTGGCATCCTCAATGAAAAAAGATATAACGACGGCCATGGCTTTCGCCAGGTGCACGCCGATCTCCCAGAAAAAGTGGCCCAGGCTTGTCTAGATGCGGACATCAAGCGGCTGCTGCACATGAGCGCACTCAACGCCGACGCTAACCAGGGCGCTAGTTATTATCTGCGCAGCAAAGGGGAAGGGGAAAACCGCGTTCTAGCCTTAGCGAAGCAGGGACTTGAAGTGACGATCTTCCAGCCTTCTGTTATTTTTGGCCCTGGAGACAGCTTTTTCAACCGTTTCGGTACTTTGCTCAAACTTTCACCCTTTATCTTTCCCTTGGCTTGCCCAGAGGCTCGCTTTGCTCCCGTCTACGTGGGGGATGTAGCACGAGCCTTCGCCCGCACCCTCGCGGATAAAGAAGATTTTAGCCAGCGCTATGAGCTATGCGGTCCCAAAATTTATACCCTCAAACAACTGGTTGAATATACGGCCCAGGTACTGGAGCTCAAACGGCGAGTCATCGGGCTTTCCGATAAACTTAGCCGTATTCAGGCCAGCATCTTTGAGTATGTGCCAGGGAAACCTTTTTCCAAGGATAATTATGCCTCTTTACAGGCACCCAGTATTTGTCACCAAAATGGACTGCATGAGCTGGGGATTGCGCCCACGGCTATTGATGCCATCGTCCCGGGGTACTTAGGCCAAGCTAACCAAAGATCCCAGTACCTTGAACTACGGCGGCATGCCCAGCGTGACGAATAA
- a CDS encoding multifunctional CCA addition/repair protein gives METYLVGGAVRDKLLGRPVKERDYVVVGTTPAHLLAQGYRPVGKDFPVFLHPQTQEEYALARTERKTGPGYKGFEVHATPDVTLEEDLQRRDLTINAIAEAADGSLLDPFGGQQDLARGILRHVSPAFAEDPVRILRAARFAARFDFKVAPETLALMEAMVTAGEADHLVPERVWKELERALGESYPRRFFEILRACGALARIFPEIECLFGIPQPRRYHPEIDTGIHTLKVLEIATHLSSDTQVRFAALTHDLGKGQTPPHEWPHHYDHGERGVALVLTLCQRLRIPKAYQALAVQVARYHNLVHQAQELRPGTILKLLNRVDAFRRPPRFEQFLLACEADARGRSGLENRAYPQANRLRLAFRAAAAVTARPLVAAGLQGEAIARELQQQRIKAIKQAITH, from the coding sequence ATGGAAACTTATCTGGTAGGCGGCGCCGTCCGTGACAAGCTCCTGGGACGTCCCGTCAAGGAGCGGGACTATGTGGTCGTGGGAACCACCCCAGCTCACCTGCTCGCTCAGGGCTACCGTCCGGTGGGAAAGGATTTTCCAGTCTTCCTTCATCCCCAAACCCAAGAGGAATACGCTCTGGCCCGGACCGAGCGGAAGACCGGGCCGGGCTATAAGGGCTTTGAGGTGCATGCCACTCCTGATGTTACCCTGGAGGAAGATTTGCAACGCCGGGATCTGACTATCAATGCTATTGCCGAGGCCGCCGACGGCAGTCTTTTAGATCCCTTTGGAGGACAGCAGGATTTAGCGCGGGGAATTTTGCGTCATGTCTCGCCGGCTTTTGCGGAAGATCCGGTTCGTATCCTTCGGGCGGCCCGCTTTGCCGCCCGCTTTGATTTTAAGGTGGCCCCCGAAACATTGGCCCTTATGGAAGCAATGGTGACCGCCGGCGAGGCTGATCACTTAGTGCCCGAAAGGGTGTGGAAGGAACTAGAACGGGCCTTGGGTGAGTCCTATCCCAGGCGCTTTTTTGAAATCCTTAGGGCTTGCGGGGCTCTGGCACGGATTTTCCCTGAAATTGAATGTCTATTCGGTATCCCCCAACCTCGACGCTATCACCCGGAAATTGACACCGGCATCCACACGCTGAAAGTGTTAGAGATAGCCACTCACTTAAGCTCGGATACCCAAGTCCGTTTCGCTGCTTTAACTCACGATCTGGGCAAGGGGCAAACGCCCCCCCATGAATGGCCTCATCACTATGACCATGGAGAGCGGGGGGTCGCGCTGGTTCTTACCCTGTGCCAACGCTTGCGAATCCCCAAGGCTTATCAAGCCCTCGCAGTTCAAGTGGCCCGTTACCATAATCTGGTTCACCAAGCCCAGGAATTGCGTCCTGGTACAATCCTTAAACTGCTCAATAGAGTCGACGCCTTCCGGCGACCTCCCCGATTTGAGCAGTTTTTACTGGCCTGTGAAGCGGATGCCCGAGGCCGTTCTGGGCTAGAAAACCGCGCCTATCCCCAGGCTAATCGACTTCGTTTAGCCTTTCGCGCGGCCGCCGCGGTAACAGCCCGTCCTCTGGTGGCGGCCGGTTTGCAAGGAGAGGCGATTGCAAGAGAACTCCAGCAACAGCGAATAAAAGCTATAAAACAAGCCATCACGCACTGA
- a CDS encoding bifunctional aminoglycoside phosphotransferase/ATP-binding protein: MAKQLDTLIERLQQPGIYHHAVENLTVIETHISWVVLTGPYAYKIKKPLNLGFLDFSTLDKRRHYCDEELRINRRLAPEIYLEVVPITGSTAQPHLGGTGTPIEYAVKMIQFPQQTRLDYCLQRGELSPKRVEDLAGKVAAFHQKVAIAPRDSPYGAPEAIEQPALENFQQMEIFLKEAEDQKKLACLRRWTEEKWQQLQPEFTDRQKAGFVRECHGDLHLGNIALREDQFIIFDGIEFNENLRWIDVMNELAFLLMDLEKRGRPDLAHRCLNSYLERSGDYPGLAVLAYYQVYRALVRAKVTAIRLGQMPPDIQAIKEHCRDYLNLALHYIQPARPFLLITHGFSGSGKTTLSQPLIERFGIIHLRSDIERKRRHGLQPRNRYNKGIGIGMYSPASTHETYQHLQQLAQAVLKAGYPLIVDGAFLKQQQRQIFQDLANKLGIPFTILDFHCDPRLLPQRIRERQHKNQDASDADLAVLEHQQATHEPLTKAEQAITLAIDTSQAEAMETVIQQLQVLTGEKTLKAE; the protein is encoded by the coding sequence ATGGCTAAACAGCTAGACACGCTGATTGAACGCCTGCAGCAACCTGGAATTTACCATCATGCCGTGGAGAACCTGACCGTCATTGAGACCCACATTTCCTGGGTAGTACTGACTGGACCCTATGCTTACAAAATCAAAAAACCCCTTAATCTGGGTTTTCTTGATTTTTCTACCTTGGACAAGCGCCGTCACTATTGTGACGAAGAGCTGCGAATCAACCGGCGGCTTGCGCCCGAAATTTACCTGGAAGTAGTGCCTATCACCGGCAGTACGGCCCAGCCCCACCTCGGAGGAACCGGCACCCCGATAGAATACGCGGTCAAGATGATCCAATTCCCCCAGCAGACCCGCTTGGACTACTGCTTGCAACGGGGTGAATTATCCCCGAAGCGGGTGGAAGATTTAGCTGGCAAAGTTGCTGCCTTTCATCAAAAGGTTGCAATCGCTCCACGGGACAGCCCTTATGGTGCGCCCGAAGCCATAGAGCAGCCTGCCCTGGAAAATTTTCAACAGATGGAGATTTTCCTTAAGGAAGCGGAAGATCAAAAAAAATTGGCGTGCCTCCGGCGCTGGACGGAGGAAAAATGGCAACAACTACAACCAGAATTCACCGATCGCCAAAAAGCGGGCTTTGTCCGGGAATGTCACGGTGATCTGCATCTGGGGAATATCGCCCTAAGAGAGGATCAATTCATTATCTTTGATGGGATTGAGTTTAACGAGAACCTGCGCTGGATCGATGTCATGAACGAGCTTGCCTTCCTGCTCATGGATTTGGAAAAGCGGGGCCGTCCAGATTTGGCCCACCGTTGTTTGAATAGCTACCTGGAGCGCAGCGGCGACTATCCAGGCTTGGCGGTGCTTGCTTACTACCAGGTTTATCGCGCTCTGGTCCGGGCGAAAGTCACCGCTATCCGCCTAGGACAAATGCCTCCAGACATCCAAGCTATTAAGGAACACTGCCGCGATTATCTGAATCTGGCTTTACACTATATCCAGCCGGCCAGACCTTTTTTGCTCATTACCCATGGCTTTTCTGGTAGCGGCAAAACCACCTTGAGCCAGCCTCTCATCGAACGATTCGGTATCATTCATTTACGCTCGGATATTGAACGCAAGCGTCGCCATGGTTTGCAACCTCGGAATCGGTACAATAAAGGGATTGGCATCGGGATGTATTCCCCAGCATCCACCCATGAGACTTATCAGCACCTTCAGCAACTTGCCCAAGCAGTCCTGAAAGCAGGCTACCCTCTCATTGTGGATGGGGCTTTTCTTAAGCAGCAACAACGCCAAATCTTCCAGGATCTAGCTAATAAGCTTGGCATACCCTTTACTATTTTGGATTTTCATTGCGATCCTCGGCTGCTACCGCAACGGATACGGGAGCGCCAGCATAAGAATCAGGATGCCTCCGACGCTGATCTCGCTGTTCTGGAACATCAACAAGCCACTCATGAGCCCTTGACCAAGGCGGAGCAAGCAATCACCCTGGCAATTGATACTTCCCAGGCTGAGGCCATGGAGACAGTCATCCAGCAACTCCAAGTCCTCACCGGGGAAAAAACCCTTAAAGCCGAATAG
- a CDS encoding hydantoinase B/oxoprolinase family protein has protein sequence MRELLTYFKRIVLPSGKVDRPQSWKKQRLWQFWIDRGGTFTDIVARRPDGRLLTRKLLSENPEHYSDAALQGIRDLLGVARDQPLPGAQIQEVRMGTTVATNALLERRGERTLLLITQGFRDALRIGYQSRPKLFARHILLPELLYERVVEVEERLSAQGEVLTPLNLDSARQPLETAYREGIRTVAIVFLHGYRYHEHEQRVAELARKIGYTQVSLSHEASPSMKLVGRGDTTVVDAYLSPILRRYVDHVTRELGDTHLLFMQSNGGLVDAHFFQGKDSILSGPAGGIVGAVRTAISAGFHKIISFDMGGTSTDVAHYDGGYERAFETEVAGVRMRAPMLRIHTVAAGGGSICQFDGARFRVGPQSAGANPGPACYRRGGPITITDCNVMVGKIQPAYFPQVFGPNQNQPIDRDIVRQKFETLATEIKAATGKSLSAVEVAEGFLKIEIENMANAIKQISTQRGYDVTEYALCCFGAAGGQHACGVADALGIKTVFIHPLAGVLSAYGMGLAELRVIKQQPIEALLSASLVAPMEAAFQELETEGRMEMRQQGAGERSIRVERKVHLRYEGSDTALIVSFGDLQAIRADFEQAHRQYFGFIMLEKGHVVEAVAVEIIGGTQAAEDKIRGTFPYREPARPIDAVAIYANGSRYSTSVYKREGLGAGACISGPALVIESHATTVIEHGWQAEVTKGNHLILTRMEPLPVRFAVGTEVDPVMLEVFNNLFMAIAEQMGVTLANTAYSVNIKERLDFSCAVFDKDGQLVANAPHIPVHLGSMGESVQTVIRRNRGHIRPGDVYVLNAPYDGGTHLPDVTVITPVFDEQGTEILFYVGSRGHQADIGGMTPGSIPPDSKTIAEEGVIIDNFKLVDQGCFREEELVELLTSGPYPVRNFKQNLADLRAQVAANEKGIHELRQMVKHFGLGVVHAYMGHIQNNAEEQVRQVLAAFKSGEFSYQMDNGSRIHVAITINRQQRSASLDFTGTSPQQANNFNAPVAICQAAVLYVFRTLVEEDIPLNAGGLRPLEMMIPEGCLLNPRYPAAVVAGNVETSQCIVDALYGALGVMAAAQGTMNNFTFGNERYQYYETICGGSGAGPNFDGTSAVHTHMTNTRLTDPEVLEWRFPVLVDGFYIRADSGGGGRYRGGDGVVRRIKFREAMTASILSNRRQVPPFGLAGGQPGTVGCNYVLRANGTREMLSSTGSIEMQPGDVFVIETPGGGGYGSREP, from the coding sequence ATGAGGGAATTGCTTACGTATTTCAAGCGAATCGTGTTGCCGTCCGGTAAGGTGGATAGGCCACAATCTTGGAAAAAGCAACGCCTTTGGCAGTTTTGGATTGATCGGGGCGGGACTTTCACCGACATCGTGGCGCGGCGGCCGGACGGCCGCCTGTTAACCCGTAAACTCTTATCAGAGAATCCTGAACATTATTCGGATGCAGCCTTGCAAGGAATCCGGGATCTTCTCGGCGTAGCTAGGGATCAACCCCTTCCCGGCGCGCAGATCCAGGAAGTGCGGATGGGCACCACCGTGGCCACCAATGCCCTCTTGGAACGCCGGGGGGAGCGCACTCTGCTTCTGATTACCCAAGGCTTCCGGGATGCACTGCGCATCGGTTATCAGAGCCGGCCGAAGCTATTTGCTCGTCATATCCTCCTGCCGGAGTTGCTCTATGAGCGGGTGGTCGAGGTTGAGGAGCGTCTTTCGGCCCAGGGTGAAGTGCTCACTCCCCTTAACCTGGACAGTGCCCGCCAACCTTTGGAGACAGCCTATCGGGAGGGTATCCGCACGGTGGCCATCGTTTTTTTGCATGGCTATCGCTATCACGAGCACGAGCAGCGGGTAGCGGAATTGGCCCGAAAGATAGGCTACACTCAAGTCTCCCTCTCCCATGAGGCCAGCCCTTCGATGAAGCTTGTTGGCCGGGGTGATACCACCGTGGTTGATGCCTATTTGTCGCCCATTCTCAGGCGCTATGTGGACCATGTGACTCGGGAACTGGGGGATACCCACCTGCTGTTTATGCAATCTAATGGCGGTCTGGTTGACGCTCATTTCTTCCAGGGCAAGGATAGCATCTTGTCAGGGCCGGCCGGGGGCATCGTCGGCGCGGTGCGGACCGCCATCAGCGCAGGGTTTCACAAGATCATCAGCTTTGACATGGGTGGCACTTCCACCGATGTCGCTCACTATGATGGCGGATACGAGCGCGCCTTCGAAACAGAAGTGGCTGGAGTGCGCATGCGCGCGCCGATGCTGCGTATCCATACCGTGGCGGCTGGCGGCGGTTCCATTTGCCAATTCGATGGGGCGCGTTTCCGGGTGGGGCCCCAGTCGGCCGGCGCCAATCCGGGGCCGGCCTGCTACCGGCGAGGGGGGCCAATTACCATTACCGATTGTAATGTCATGGTGGGTAAAATTCAGCCAGCATATTTCCCCCAGGTTTTCGGACCCAATCAGAATCAGCCTATTGACCGGGACATCGTGCGGCAGAAATTTGAAACCCTGGCTACTGAAATCAAGGCTGCTACTGGGAAAAGCCTCTCGGCAGTGGAGGTCGCCGAGGGATTTCTGAAGATCGAGATTGAGAACATGGCCAATGCCATCAAGCAAATCTCCACCCAGCGTGGCTACGACGTTACCGAATACGCCCTATGCTGCTTTGGGGCTGCGGGGGGGCAGCACGCTTGCGGAGTGGCCGACGCCCTGGGGATAAAGACCGTGTTTATTCATCCGCTGGCGGGTGTGCTTTCAGCCTATGGGATGGGTTTGGCTGAATTGCGGGTGATTAAGCAACAGCCTATCGAAGCCCTCCTTTCTGCCTCGCTCGTCGCCCCTATGGAAGCGGCGTTTCAGGAATTGGAGACTGAGGGTCGCATGGAAATGCGGCAACAGGGTGCCGGAGAGAGATCTATTCGGGTAGAAAGAAAGGTCCATCTGCGCTATGAAGGCAGCGATACTGCGCTCATCGTCAGTTTTGGCGATCTTCAGGCGATCCGTGCGGATTTTGAGCAAGCCCATCGGCAATACTTCGGTTTCATCATGCTTGAGAAAGGTCATGTTGTGGAAGCAGTAGCCGTGGAGATCATTGGCGGCACTCAGGCAGCCGAAGATAAGATCAGGGGGACGTTCCCCTACCGGGAGCCGGCGAGGCCGATAGATGCCGTCGCCATATATGCCAATGGTAGCCGTTATTCTACCTCGGTTTACAAGCGCGAGGGGCTGGGAGCTGGTGCCTGTATTAGTGGCCCAGCCCTTGTCATCGAGAGCCATGCCACCACGGTCATTGAACATGGCTGGCAGGCTGAAGTCACCAAAGGCAATCATCTGATCTTGACGCGGATGGAGCCGTTGCCCGTACGTTTCGCCGTGGGTACCGAGGTGGACCCGGTGATGCTGGAGGTGTTTAATAATCTATTCATGGCTATTGCCGAACAGATGGGCGTTACTTTGGCTAATACCGCTTACTCGGTAAATATCAAGGAACGCTTGGATTTCTCCTGCGCGGTGTTCGATAAGGACGGTCAGCTAGTGGCCAATGCCCCCCATATTCCGGTGCATCTGGGTTCCATGGGGGAGTCGGTACAAACGGTGATTCGCCGCAATAGGGGTCACATCCGTCCTGGGGATGTGTATGTCTTGAACGCCCCCTACGACGGCGGCACCCACCTGCCGGATGTGACGGTGATCACCCCGGTGTTCGATGAGCAAGGTACCGAGATCTTGTTCTATGTGGGTTCCCGGGGGCATCAGGCGGATATTGGCGGCATGACTCCCGGCTCTATCCCTCCCGATAGTAAAACCATCGCGGAAGAGGGCGTGATCATCGACAATTTCAAGCTGGTCGATCAGGGCTGTTTTCGAGAAGAAGAACTCGTTGAACTGCTGACCTCAGGCCCTTATCCGGTGCGTAATTTTAAACAAAATCTGGCTGATTTACGCGCCCAGGTTGCCGCCAATGAAAAGGGCATCCATGAACTGCGGCAAATGGTGAAACACTTTGGCCTAGGAGTAGTACATGCCTATATGGGGCATATCCAAAACAATGCCGAGGAGCAAGTCAGGCAGGTTCTAGCCGCCTTCAAATCCGGCGAATTTAGCTACCAAATGGATAATGGGAGTCGTATCCATGTGGCTATTACCATTAACCGGCAGCAGCGTTCCGCCAGCTTGGATTTTACCGGCACTTCGCCGCAGCAAGCGAACAATTTTAACGCCCCGGTGGCGATTTGCCAGGCAGCGGTGCTGTATGTTTTCCGCACCCTGGTGGAGGAAGATATTCCCCTCAACGCTGGCGGTCTTAGGCCACTGGAAATGATGATCCCTGAAGGTTGTCTGCTCAATCCTCGTTACCCGGCCGCAGTTGTTGCTGGCAATGTGGAAACCTCCCAGTGCATCGTTGATGCTTTGTATGGTGCTTTGGGGGTCATGGCGGCGGCCCAGGGGACCATGAATAACTTCACCTTCGGTAATGAGCGCTATCAGTATTATGAGACTATTTGCGGTGGCAGCGGGGCGGGGCCGAACTTCGACGGCACTTCCGCGGTGCATACCCATATGACCAATACCCGCCTGACCGATCCGGAAGTCTTGGAGTGGCGTTTTCCCGTGCTGGTCGATGGATTTTATATCCGTGCAGACTCCGGTGGCGGTGGCCGGTATCGGGGCGGTGATGGTGTAGTGCGGCGGATTAAATTTCGTGAGGCCATGACGGCTTCCATTCTTTCTAACCGCCGGCAAGTGCCCCCCTTTGGGCTGGCCGGGGGTCAACCAGGGACGGTGGGGTGCAATTACGTGCTCCGGGCAAACGGCACTAGGGAAATGTTATCTAGCACGGGGAGTATTGAAATGCAGCCGGGAGATGTGTTTGTTATCGAAACGCCGGGAGGGGGAGGATATGGCTCCCGGGAACCATAA
- the htpX gene encoding protease HtpX produces MIKRVLLFLATNLAVLLVLSISMRLLGIESLLNQQGTDLNLNALLIFAAIIGFSGSLISLAISKFTAKRLTGAQVIERPRNATETWLLETVQRHARTVGIDMPEVAIYHSPQPNAFATGWNRDAALVAVSSGLLERMNQEEVEAVLGHEISHVANGDMVTLALIQGVVNTFVIFLARIIGHLVDRVVFKTERGYGPAFFITTLIAQMVLAILASLIVLWFSRQREFRADAGGARLAGKEKMIAALERLGRMAQEGLPDQLQAFGIAGGRSQGWKRLFMSHPPIEERIAALRTER; encoded by the coding sequence ATGATAAAACGCGTGCTACTTTTTCTGGCGACTAACCTTGCGGTCCTGCTGGTGCTTAGCATTTCCATGCGGCTTCTCGGAATTGAGAGCCTGCTCAATCAGCAAGGGACCGATCTTAACCTTAACGCTCTGCTCATATTCGCCGCAATCATTGGCTTTAGCGGCTCTTTAATCTCCCTGGCAATCTCTAAGTTTACCGCTAAGCGCCTCACCGGCGCCCAGGTGATTGAACGCCCCCGTAACGCCACTGAGACTTGGCTGCTAGAGACCGTTCAGCGTCACGCCCGAACCGTGGGGATAGATATGCCAGAGGTGGCCATTTACCACTCGCCGCAACCTAATGCCTTTGCCACCGGCTGGAATCGTGATGCCGCCCTGGTGGCCGTGAGCAGTGGTCTTTTGGAGCGCATGAATCAAGAGGAAGTAGAGGCGGTATTAGGCCATGAAATTAGTCATGTAGCGAACGGCGATATGGTGACCTTGGCTTTGATTCAGGGTGTTGTCAACACATTCGTAATTTTTCTCGCCCGAATTATCGGCCACTTAGTAGATCGGGTTGTCTTTAAAACCGAGCGCGGTTATGGCCCCGCTTTTTTCATTACCACTCTCATCGCGCAAATGGTGCTTGCCATCCTTGCCAGCCTCATTGTCCTGTGGTTTAGCCGCCAACGTGAATTTCGGGCAGATGCGGGAGGGGCACGGCTGGCGGGCAAGGAAAAAATGATCGCAGCGCTGGAACGGCTAGGCAGGATGGCCCAGGAGGGTCTTCCAGATCAGCTTCAGGCTTTTGGTATAGCGGGGGGGAGATCTCAAGGATGGAAGCGCCTATTCATGTCCCATCCGCCCATTGAAGAGCGGATCGCCGCACTTCGAACCGAACGCTAA
- a CDS encoding GGDEF/EAL domain-containing response regulator, with the protein MLSPHNTVRLLIVDASFEDAEMVTNLLRKLGFAARASRVEEVEEFRGAVEEQSWDIIVCAAMLPQFSVAQVAQILLQSEKDIPLIIIVDEKIDSDDIDEMYAAGVRDVVFKSRPLRLQSVIRRELQDLENRRVRRHSEMVLEESERRVRALLESSRDAIGYVHEGMHIYANRAYLELFGCHELDEIEGMPLLDMIAPEEHGRFKVFLKEYGASEGENARFTLQARKADGHTFTAAWELTPASIEGEFCTQIVIRDETSDPAAEEKIKQVQQRDILTGLFSRPHYLELIEKRVLAARAGDRESGLLYIAIDQFNRVRARVGIGASDLVVVDVARILQQYCDEKVILARFGDDIFTLLLPHGSDEQEDALAEQLRQAVDQHLVEIGERSVNVTCSIGICRIGESAPGVQQILERAHKACLKAQEAGGNRIERYRPVIEDLTDQEKIKRWEAQLWEAMNKDGFSLLHQPIVSLHGETEEIYEVLLRMIDEAGNYVLPEIFLEPAAQLKLMGEIDRWVIAKAISVLHSRHQVGQLTRFFVKLSDPSIHDKKLLPWLKKHLQESGLDARSLIFEISERSALNYLKRVQQLAEGLRALGCQFALEHVGTGLDTSNCLKHIKVDYLKINGAFIENLLQDEQNQEAVKTIIEMAKEVGKPTIAEFVSDANTLALLWQFGVDYAQGHYIQEPNEFLSYEFSGGI; encoded by the coding sequence ATGTTAAGTCCCCATAATACGGTGCGGTTATTGATTGTGGATGCCTCCTTTGAGGATGCGGAAATGGTGACGAACCTGTTGCGCAAGCTGGGATTTGCGGCGCGAGCCTCTCGGGTGGAGGAAGTAGAAGAATTTCGGGGGGCAGTAGAGGAGCAAAGTTGGGATATTATCGTTTGCGCAGCCATGCTGCCGCAATTCAGTGTAGCGCAGGTAGCTCAGATCCTTCTGCAATCGGAGAAGGATATCCCGCTTATTATTATAGTGGATGAAAAAATTGACTCCGATGATATCGATGAAATGTATGCTGCCGGTGTACGGGATGTAGTGTTTAAGAGCCGACCCCTCCGTCTTCAATCTGTTATTAGGCGCGAACTCCAGGATCTGGAAAACCGCCGGGTGCGCCGCCATAGTGAGATGGTTTTAGAGGAAAGCGAGCGCCGGGTCCGCGCCTTGCTAGAGAGCTCCCGGGATGCGATAGGCTATGTGCATGAAGGCATGCATATTTATGCGAACCGGGCTTACCTGGAGTTGTTTGGCTGTCATGAACTTGATGAAATCGAGGGGATGCCCCTACTGGATATGATAGCTCCCGAGGAGCACGGCCGTTTTAAAGTTTTTCTTAAGGAATATGGCGCTAGCGAGGGGGAAAATGCCCGTTTTACCCTGCAGGCGCGCAAAGCGGATGGCCATACTTTTACCGCGGCCTGGGAATTGACTCCCGCGAGTATTGAAGGTGAGTTTTGCACCCAAATTGTCATTCGAGATGAAACTTCCGATCCTGCTGCGGAGGAAAAGATTAAGCAGGTTCAGCAACGAGATATATTAACCGGCCTTTTTAGCCGCCCCCATTATCTGGAATTAATAGAAAAACGGGTACTTGCAGCCAGGGCGGGAGATAGGGAGAGTGGTTTGCTCTATATCGCCATCGATCAATTCAATCGCGTCAGGGCGCGGGTTGGGATTGGAGCCAGCGATTTGGTCGTTGTTGATGTGGCTCGAATTCTACAACAATATTGTGATGAAAAAGTCATTCTGGCTCGTTTTGGAGATGATATTTTTACTCTTTTACTTCCCCATGGAAGTGATGAGCAAGAGGACGCTTTGGCTGAACAGTTGCGTCAGGCCGTGGATCAGCATTTAGTGGAGATAGGTGAACGTAGTGTCAATGTGACTTGCAGCATCGGGATTTGCCGAATAGGAGAAAGCGCGCCGGGGGTCCAGCAAATACTAGAGCGAGCCCATAAAGCATGCCTTAAAGCTCAGGAGGCAGGTGGCAATCGGATTGAGCGTTATAGGCCGGTGATCGAGGACCTTACCGATCAGGAAAAAATAAAGCGATGGGAAGCTCAACTCTGGGAGGCTATGAATAAGGATGGTTTTTCTCTGCTCCATCAACCTATAGTTAGCCTCCACGGGGAGACCGAAGAGATTTATGAAGTTTTGTTGCGCATGATCGATGAAGCCGGCAATTATGTGCTTCCAGAAATATTCCTGGAACCAGCCGCTCAGCTTAAATTGATGGGCGAGATTGATCGTTGGGTAATTGCCAAGGCCATTAGTGTTTTGCACAGCCGACATCAAGTAGGCCAACTTACCCGGTTTTTTGTTAAATTGTCTGATCCTTCTATCCATGACAAAAAACTCTTGCCTTGGCTTAAGAAACATTTGCAAGAGAGCGGGCTGGATGCCCGCTCGCTAATTTTTGAAATCAGCGAGCGTTCCGCCCTCAATTATTTAAAACGAGTGCAGCAACTTGCTGAGGGACTTCGAGCTTTAGGGTGCCAGTTTGCCCTGGAGCATGTTGGTACAGGGTTGGATACATCCAATTGTTTGAAACATATTAAAGTGGATTATCTTAAAATTAACGGCGCTTTCATAGAAAACCTTCTCCAAGATGAGCAGAACCAGGAGGCTGTTAAAACCATCATTGAAATGGCCAAGGAGGTCGGTAAGCCCACCATCGCTGAATTCGTTTCCGATGCTAATACGCTAGCCCTGCTTTGGCAATTTGGCGTGGATTATGCCCAAGGCCATTATATTCAGGAACCCAATGAGTTTCTAAGCTATGAGTTTTCTGGCGGTATCTAA